A region of Candidatus Cloacimonadota bacterium DNA encodes the following proteins:
- a CDS encoding DNA replication/repair protein RecF translates to MEIKYLKLTNFRNFIECDFNFPAEGSLIFGRNGIGKTNLLEAIAYFAFGKSFQNSKDTELINFSKAFFRLEGNFKFSQKEHLFEAAADRTKKIIKIDGNTISRISDLYKYLKVVYFSPVDINITGGPPSYRRSFIDQAVSQYSFDYITNLRDYNRILKQRNALLKSEFDPHEKRIWDNQFVDLAVQIIRQRLIYLEEFIPVLQEYYHQISDNRDKLSIKYKYSFPQNGDDLETSLQEHLEDSVEQEVHYERSLSGPHLDDIELMIDDHPVRQFGSQGQKRSLAIAVRLVQAKLIARHSDETPILMFDDVLSDLDKERSTQIMNLLHEEHQIFIATPNKINYQSFELAEINLEQTDENE, encoded by the coding sequence TTGGAAATTAAATATTTAAAGTTAACTAATTTTAGAAATTTTATAGAGTGTGATTTTAATTTTCCTGCAGAAGGTTCACTGATTTTTGGACGAAATGGAATCGGAAAAACCAACCTGCTGGAAGCAATAGCATATTTTGCTTTTGGAAAGTCGTTTCAAAACAGTAAAGATACTGAACTGATCAACTTTTCAAAAGCATTTTTTCGTTTAGAAGGTAACTTTAAATTTTCCCAAAAAGAACATCTTTTCGAAGCTGCAGCAGATAGAACGAAAAAAATAATAAAAATAGATGGCAACACAATTTCCCGTATTAGTGATCTTTATAAATATCTAAAAGTAGTTTATTTTTCTCCTGTTGATATCAATATTACAGGCGGGCCACCTTCTTATCGAAGAAGTTTTATAGATCAGGCTGTTTCGCAATATTCTTTTGATTATATTACAAATCTCAGAGATTATAATCGAATCCTAAAACAGAGAAATGCACTTCTTAAAAGCGAATTTGATCCTCATGAAAAGCGAATCTGGGACAATCAGTTTGTAGATTTGGCAGTTCAAATAATTAGACAGAGATTAATTTATCTGGAAGAATTCATTCCTGTTTTGCAGGAATACTATCATCAGATCAGCGATAATAGAGATAAGCTTTCCATAAAATATAAATATTCGTTCCCTCAAAATGGTGATGATTTAGAAACATCACTTCAGGAGCATCTGGAAGACAGTGTGGAGCAGGAAGTTCATTATGAAAGAAGTTTGAGTGGACCGCATCTGGATGATATCGAATTGATGATCGATGATCATCCTGTGCGTCAATTCGGCTCTCAGGGACAAAAGCGTTCTCTGGCAATTGCTGTTCGGCTGGTTCAGGCCAAACTTATTGCCAGGCATTCTGATGAAACTCCCATTTTGATGTTTGATGATGTGTTATCTGACCTTGATAAAGAACGTTCAACACAGATCATGAATTTACTGCATGAAGAACATCAGATATTCATTGCTACACCAAATAAAATCAATTACCAATCTTTTGAATTAGCAGAAATAAATCTGGAACAAACAGATGAAAATGAATAG
- the dnaN gene encoding DNA polymerase III subunit beta, translating to MKFSIEKQKLLSNIQHLYQIVPSKNTMPILTNYLIEADEKADNIKFTATDLEITVVAQFEANITEGGKVAVSARNLNDMINVLPDSMAHFLLEEDNLKIMCGNVKYNLHCAESSQFPLVPQKNLDNIFKMNAKLFKKMIDNTHFAVSTEINRPIFTGIYWKIMPDKQLMVATDGKKIAEFNLNNQVDIPEQIEQIIPTKGLLFLDKVFNEDHPDVSILIESNRVMFSYGNYTIFTHIIEGRFPDYTKAIPANNNNVLKIKKSILKDAVKRVSLLASEDTFKVKFDISTSAFSISSTKREEGDANENLEDFNYSGEPLVIAFNYRYLNSILNVLESDFIEIRMGKSNEPALFFNTDTDERYFARFLLMPLRLS from the coding sequence ATGAAATTTTCTATTGAAAAACAAAAGTTGCTTTCCAATATTCAACATTTATATCAAATCGTACCCAGCAAAAACACAATGCCGATCCTTACAAATTATCTTATCGAAGCAGATGAGAAAGCAGATAATATAAAATTTACAGCCACAGATCTTGAAATTACTGTAGTTGCACAATTTGAAGCAAATATTACTGAAGGCGGAAAAGTTGCTGTCTCTGCCCGAAATTTAAATGATATGATCAATGTTCTTCCCGATTCGATGGCTCATTTCCTGTTGGAAGAAGATAATCTGAAAATAATGTGCGGTAATGTTAAATACAATCTTCATTGTGCAGAAAGCAGTCAATTCCCGCTTGTTCCGCAAAAGAATTTGGACAATATATTTAAAATGAATGCCAAGTTGTTCAAAAAGATGATCGATAATACTCATTTTGCTGTTTCCACAGAGATCAATAGACCCATCTTTACCGGAATTTATTGGAAGATCATGCCCGATAAACAACTCATGGTTGCTACCGATGGTAAAAAGATCGCTGAATTCAATTTGAACAATCAGGTTGATATTCCAGAACAAATAGAGCAGATAATTCCTACAAAAGGCCTTTTGTTTTTAGACAAAGTTTTCAATGAAGATCATCCTGATGTTTCCATATTGATAGAATCGAACAGAGTTATGTTCTCTTATGGCAATTATACGATCTTCACCCATATTATTGAAGGAAGATTTCCTGATTATACTAAAGCAATTCCAGCTAATAATAATAACGTTCTAAAAATAAAGAAAAGTATTTTAAAAGATGCTGTAAAAAGGGTTTCCCTGCTTGCTTCCGAAGATACTTTTAAGGTAAAATTCGATATTTCCACAAGTGCTTTTTCGATAAGTTCAACCAAACGTGAAGAAGGAGATGCAAACGAAAATCTGGAAGATTTCAATTATTCCGGTGAACCCCTTGTTATCGCTTTCAACTATCGATATCTCAATTCCATTTTGAACGTTCTCGAATCTGATTTTATTGAAATTCGCATGGGGAAATCAAATGAACCAGCACTCTTCTTCAATACAGATACAGACGAACGTTATTTTGCCAGATTTTTGTTGATGCCTTTACGTTTGTCATAA
- a CDS encoding HU family DNA-binding protein has protein sequence MNRQDLIAKIAAEAGITKKAANQALNSVIDGITVALEKGDKVSLVGFGTFKVNKRNARTGVNPQTKAKIQIPARKVPVFKAGKKLKDAVK, from the coding sequence ATGAACAGACAAGATTTAATCGCAAAAATTGCAGCAGAAGCAGGTATTACCAAAAAAGCTGCAAACCAAGCTTTGAACTCTGTAATTGATGGAATTACAGTAGCACTTGAAAAAGGCGACAAGGTTTCTCTTGTTGGCTTTGGAACTTTTAAAGTAAACAAAAGAAATGCTAGAACTGGCGTTAACCCACAAACAAAAGCTAAAATTCAAATCCCAGCACGTAAGGTTCCAGTATTTAAAGCAGGTAAAAAACTGAAAGACGCAGTTAAGTAG
- a CDS encoding adenylate/guanylate cyclase domain-containing protein, translating into MFRNSKTDKLKFIIVPIAIFIVLEIVFLSSFWQSLEHKAKDLFFIMRGAREISENVVIVEIGDETFNVLNESWPFPRDYHAHLIENLQKAGVKEIIFDIEFTERSDVEADEYLASVAGKYDNIVIAGKLIKTIYDSSTREQFLTPIRPFMERNVKWGMVNITADEDGFVRKYEIIQKRKDEVKPSIGLLALADVYGISPNSSQFQNNPGYFRLGDNFIPKYRSKSVLLNYFGPARHFPYFDYAQVIDDSTFTTDFEKSIESDLNEFNELKPILKDKIVLIGLTAVEFHDLHHTPFFSQDQRLTPGVEIHANFIEMVLQHDYLQEFSFFIFLGIFLFIGIILFIINFNLKPSISFILNLIMIVIYVGFAYYIFTSRNTQIPVLEIPLLIIITYISGLIFQYIKTVRERKFIKQAFGQYIAPELVEELIKDPRKLEYGGKQMDLSVIYADIVSFTPYTESHSAKETVEIVREYLSAMVEVIMENQGTLDKFVGDEIIALFGAPVPLEDHAFRACKAAIEMRLKMNELKEKWIAEKRDPVDIGIGLNSGTMIVGNLGSEQIFDYTAIGDNMNAGARIEALTRNYKTRNNILISESTYNLCSDKIIAEFVDEATVKGKSIPVKVFELIGIKKEANTISTESDKTNSIQESQDEKPEITESQ; encoded by the coding sequence TTGTTCAGAAATTCTAAAACGGATAAATTAAAATTTATCATTGTTCCGATAGCGATTTTCATCGTTTTGGAGATCGTTTTCCTTTCGTCATTCTGGCAAAGTCTGGAACACAAGGCAAAAGACCTCTTCTTTATAATGCGAGGTGCAAGAGAGATTTCGGAAAATGTCGTGATCGTGGAAATCGGAGATGAAACATTTAACGTGCTGAATGAAAGCTGGCCCTTTCCCAGAGACTATCATGCACATCTTATCGAAAACCTGCAAAAAGCAGGTGTGAAAGAAATAATCTTTGATATCGAGTTCACAGAACGTTCTGATGTAGAAGCTGATGAATATCTTGCTTCCGTTGCAGGAAAATATGATAATATTGTAATTGCTGGCAAGTTGATCAAAACAATTTATGATTCTTCTACCCGAGAACAATTTCTCACTCCTATCCGACCATTTATGGAAAGAAATGTGAAGTGGGGAATGGTAAATATTACTGCAGATGAAGATGGTTTTGTAAGAAAATATGAGATTATCCAAAAAAGAAAGGACGAAGTAAAACCATCTATAGGTTTGCTTGCCTTAGCCGATGTCTATGGCATTTCACCCAATTCTAGTCAATTCCAGAACAATCCCGGATATTTCCGACTTGGAGACAATTTCATTCCTAAATATCGTTCAAAGAGTGTCTTATTAAATTACTTCGGACCTGCTCGACATTTCCCATATTTTGATTATGCTCAAGTAATCGATGATTCTACTTTTACCACTGATTTTGAAAAATCTATTGAATCCGATTTAAACGAGTTTAATGAACTCAAACCGATTTTGAAAGATAAAATCGTATTGATCGGATTAACTGCGGTAGAATTCCATGATTTGCATCATACACCATTTTTCAGCCAAGATCAGAGATTGACACCGGGTGTGGAAATTCATGCAAATTTTATCGAAATGGTGCTTCAGCATGATTATCTACAAGAATTTTCTTTCTTTATCTTCCTTGGAATATTCTTATTTATTGGAATAATATTATTCATAATCAATTTCAATTTAAAACCTTCAATTTCATTTATTCTGAATTTGATTATGATAGTTATCTATGTAGGTTTTGCATATTACATTTTTACATCGAGAAATACTCAGATTCCAGTTCTGGAAATCCCATTATTGATTATTATTACATATATTTCGGGATTGATATTCCAATATATAAAGACAGTGCGTGAAAGAAAATTCATAAAGCAGGCTTTTGGACAATACATAGCGCCAGAATTAGTAGAAGAACTTATAAAAGATCCTCGCAAATTGGAATATGGCGGCAAGCAGATGGATCTTTCTGTAATCTATGCAGATATTGTATCTTTTACTCCTTATACAGAAAGTCATTCTGCCAAAGAAACAGTTGAAATTGTCCGAGAATATCTTTCTGCCATGGTCGAAGTGATAATGGAGAATCAAGGAACTCTGGATAAATTCGTGGGTGATGAAATCATTGCATTGTTTGGTGCTCCTGTACCCTTGGAAGATCATGCTTTCCGAGCTTGTAAAGCAGCAATTGAAATGCGCTTGAAAATGAATGAGCTGAAAGAAAAATGGATAGCTGAAAAAAGAGATCCTGTTGATATTGGTATCGGCTTAAACAGCGGTACAATGATCGTCGGAAATCTTGGCTCAGAACAAATCTTCGATTACACCGCAATTGGTGATAATATGAACGCAGGAGCTCGCATTGAAGCTCTTACCAGGAATTACAAAACCAGGAATAACATTCTCATCAGTGAATCAACATATAATCTCTGTTCAGATAAGATTATTGCTGAATTTGTAGATGAAGCGACCGTGAAAGGTAAATCTATACCTGTTAAAGTATTCGAACTGATTGGCATCAAAAAGGAAGCTAACACAATTTCAACAGAAAGTGACAAAACAAATTCTATTCAAGAAAGCCAGGATGAAAAACCGGAAATCACTGAAAGTCAATAA
- a CDS encoding FecR family protein: MKNLTTFLLLIIAVSLFAADPVAFMIKAKGEIELNRDEEKMMAEEGQNLINKDELISKEQSFAVVKFIDGSSSVKLFPNSILTIEAEQEDDKLNKRSTLMLGGLLAQVKKKTGIFEVDTPNNVVSVKGTQFMVEVGESGRASVSVKEGEVSIKNKQTSNEVSVTSGQKAAENEAGEFTFSDVSADEFEEIYEEKGEDIKEVETLKIEMENEDGEIEIIEIEFEKR, translated from the coding sequence ATGAAAAATTTAACTACTTTTCTTTTGTTAATTATTGCTGTTTCTCTTTTTGCAGCCGATCCTGTAGCCTTCATGATAAAAGCCAAAGGTGAAATTGAGTTAAATAGAGATGAAGAGAAAATGATGGCTGAAGAAGGCCAAAATCTTATCAATAAAGATGAACTCATCAGCAAGGAACAATCTTTTGCTGTTGTAAAATTCATTGATGGAAGTTCCAGTGTAAAATTATTTCCCAATAGCATTCTTACGATTGAAGCAGAACAAGAAGATGATAAACTGAACAAAAGAAGTACTCTCATGCTGGGTGGATTGCTGGCTCAGGTAAAAAAGAAAACAGGAATATTTGAAGTTGATACACCGAACAACGTGGTTTCCGTGAAAGGAACTCAGTTTATGGTAGAAGTGGGTGAGAGCGGTAGAGCTTCTGTAAGCGTTAAAGAAGGAGAAGTGTCTATAAAGAATAAGCAAACTTCCAATGAAGTTTCTGTTACATCTGGTCAGAAAGCTGCTGAGAATGAAGCTGGTGAGTTTACATTTTCCGATGTAAGCGCAGATGAATTTGAAGAAATTTATGAAGAAAAAGGTGAAGACATCAAAGAAGTAGAAACTTTAAAGATCGAAATGGAAAATGAAGATGGAGAAATAGAGATAATAGAAATTGAATTTGAAAAGAGGTAA
- a CDS encoding D-alanine--D-alanine ligase: MMKNEKIVILSGGFSEEAEVSRITSEEINKSLQGSRLKTLLLDPADFKSYGKLIEKIRKFNAKIVFNGLHGTDGEDGKIQALLDLEKIPYTGSDSRSSAIAMDKEISGIIAQSIGLELPQRSIETDTDQFSLDDVENVFGFPFVIKPNDSGSSVGISIVKNKEQIIPAFLEAKKYSDKVIFEKFISGRELTVTILDDKPLPVVEIKPKNGWYDFNNKYTKGNTIYESPAELEDDEINLIQSMAVQIFKKLGCSVYGRVDFRFDGEKFFFLEVNTLPGMTELSLTPMAAKSAGISFDELLIKIIEISLKRF; encoded by the coding sequence ATGATGAAAAACGAAAAAATAGTTATATTATCGGGAGGTTTTTCGGAAGAAGCCGAAGTTTCCCGCATCACTTCTGAAGAGATCAATAAATCATTACAGGGTTCAAGATTGAAAACTCTTCTGCTAGATCCTGCTGATTTTAAATCTTATGGGAAATTGATCGAAAAAATAAGAAAGTTCAATGCTAAGATCGTGTTTAACGGTTTACATGGAACAGATGGTGAAGACGGAAAGATCCAAGCTCTTTTAGATTTGGAAAAGATTCCATACACCGGTTCCGATTCCCGCTCCAGCGCTATAGCAATGGATAAAGAAATTTCGGGAATAATTGCTCAAAGTATTGGTTTGGAATTACCGCAACGCAGCATTGAAACAGATACAGATCAATTTAGTTTGGATGATGTGGAAAATGTTTTTGGTTTTCCTTTTGTTATCAAACCAAATGATTCAGGATCTTCAGTGGGTATTTCAATTGTTAAAAATAAAGAACAGATAATTCCTGCCTTCCTGGAAGCAAAAAAGTACAGCGACAAAGTAATTTTCGAAAAATTCATTTCCGGTCGTGAACTTACAGTGACGATACTTGATGACAAACCACTTCCGGTTGTAGAAATAAAACCAAAGAACGGCTGGTACGATTTTAACAATAAATACACCAAAGGCAACACGATCTACGAATCTCCAGCTGAGCTAGAAGATGATGAAATTAATCTGATCCAATCTATGGCTGTTCAAATATTCAAGAAACTTGGTTGTTCAGTTTACGGTAGAGTAGATTTTCGTTTCGATGGTGAAAAATTCTTCTTTCTAGAAGTGAATACTTTACCGGGAATGACAGAACTGAGTTTAACGCCGATGGCTGCTAAAAGTGCAGGGATCAGTTTTGATGAGCTACTTATCAAAATTATCGAGATATCTTTGAAAAGATTTTAA
- the aroA gene encoding 3-phosphoshikimate 1-carboxyvinyltransferase, with translation MNKSKHRMPIKIQASKSILNRLLIIATMMDKPLKFRNFSNCDDIRTMTENLFILGYNIIERGDFLTISKTHDHSGKVQLSVRDSATAARFLLARLSVWEGLKSKLELTEQLQKRPLKTMIDALKKLGAEIDMESYPINIVGKNIIDHKISIDAGISSQFVSALMLISPELKNGLKIELENEIVSKDYINMTAEIMRDFGVDVIIHKDFIEIPQGQKYEQKEIYNVEPDYSSAAYFWAIGANSEYWIATEPISENSLQPDYGFLEILKKMGASVKIQNEMIWVKKGELHGIEFDMKHMPDQVPTLAVLAIFAKTPTKIKNINHLRYKESDRIKSIQSELAKLGVQLKYEEEHLIVLPCNKLNTSKILSSHNDHRIAMSLFILKIIYPEIQIDDLNCINKSNPDFLENMNSLIVNS, from the coding sequence ATGAATAAAAGCAAACATAGAATGCCGATTAAGATCCAGGCTTCGAAGTCTATTTTGAATCGATTGCTGATAATTGCCACGATGATGGATAAACCACTGAAATTCAGAAATTTCTCGAATTGTGATGATATAAGAACTATGACTGAAAACCTTTTTATATTGGGATATAACATTATTGAGCGTGGTGATTTTCTTACAATTTCCAAAACTCATGATCATTCGGGAAAAGTTCAACTTTCTGTAAGAGATTCAGCCACAGCAGCCAGATTTCTATTAGCTCGCCTATCTGTTTGGGAAGGCTTAAAATCAAAATTAGAATTAACTGAACAATTACAAAAAAGGCCATTAAAAACAATGATAGATGCACTAAAAAAACTTGGTGCAGAAATCGATATGGAATCTTATCCAATTAATATTGTTGGAAAAAACATAATTGATCATAAAATCTCCATAGATGCTGGTATCAGCAGTCAATTTGTGAGTGCTCTCATGTTGATATCTCCTGAACTGAAAAATGGATTAAAAATAGAATTAGAAAATGAAATTGTTTCCAAAGATTATATAAATATGACTGCAGAGATTATGCGAGATTTTGGAGTTGATGTAATCATTCATAAAGATTTTATAGAAATTCCACAGGGTCAAAAGTATGAACAAAAAGAGATTTACAATGTTGAACCTGATTATTCATCAGCAGCTTATTTCTGGGCGATTGGGGCAAATTCAGAGTACTGGATTGCAACAGAACCAATTTCAGAAAATTCGTTACAGCCGGATTATGGATTTCTTGAAATTTTAAAAAAAATGGGAGCTTCAGTTAAAATTCAAAATGAAATGATCTGGGTAAAGAAAGGTGAATTACATGGAATTGAATTCGATATGAAACACATGCCGGATCAGGTTCCTACACTTGCTGTTTTAGCTATTTTTGCAAAGACACCTACAAAGATAAAAAATATCAACCATCTTCGTTATAAAGAAAGTGACAGAATAAAGAGTATCCAAAGTGAATTAGCAAAGCTGGGAGTTCAATTAAAATATGAGGAAGAACACCTTATAGTTCTACCCTGCAATAAATTAAATACATCAAAGATCCTTTCATCTCACAACGATCATCGCATTGCAATGTCACTCTTTATTCTCAAAATTATTTATCCCGAAATCCAAATTGATGACTTGAACTGTATTAACAAATCCAATCCTGATTTTTTGGAAAATATGAATAGTCTTATAGTTAATTCTTGA
- a CDS encoding ABC transporter ATP-binding protein — translation MGKIVVNALNGVDITIDEGDFVAIMGPSGSGKSTLMHILGCLDSPTEGDYILQEETVSNIKKSKLAAIRNKQIGFVFQTFNLLPHLNIQKNVELPLMYGGYSKRKRIQLARKVLGEVGLGDRLRHKPSELSGGQRQRVAIARAIVNNPAIILADEPTGNLDTNSGNDILGIFTDLHKKGHTIIIVTHDSYVAKRANKIINIVDGLIHNGDIS, via the coding sequence ATGGGAAAGATCGTTGTAAATGCGCTCAATGGTGTTGACATCACGATCGACGAAGGTGATTTTGTTGCGATCATGGGTCCTTCCGGTTCCGGGAAATCGACTCTGATGCATATTTTAGGATGTCTTGATTCTCCAACAGAGGGCGATTACATTTTACAGGAAGAAACAGTTAGTAATATCAAGAAATCAAAGCTTGCAGCAATTCGAAATAAGCAGATTGGTTTTGTATTTCAGACCTTCAATCTTCTTCCTCATTTAAATATTCAAAAAAACGTTGAACTTCCTTTGATGTATGGAGGATATTCCAAACGTAAAAGAATTCAATTGGCAAGAAAGGTTTTAGGAGAAGTTGGTCTGGGAGATCGTCTTCGCCATAAACCATCAGAACTTTCCGGTGGTCAAAGACAGCGCGTTGCCATAGCCAGGGCTATTGTGAATAATCCAGCCATAATCCTGGCAGATGAACCAACCGGGAACCTTGATACAAACTCGGGAAATGATATTCTGGGAATTTTTACAGACCTGCACAAAAAAGGACATACAATTATTATCGTTACACACGATTCTTATGTAGCAAAAAGAGCAAATAAAATCATCAATATCGTGGACGGACTAATTCATAATGGCGATATCTCTTAA
- a CDS encoding ABC transporter permease, translating into MAISLKESIVVGFTDFWSRKVRSLVTIIGIVLGVMSIIVVLALMKGINKQTLAWMMERGGLSKISVYRNWTYENPLKLNNHFTWRELNLIRSLIPEAKYFNPSERNWTSYKYQDKEYRSSIYGVLPDFSKIENWDVQEGRFISEFDVSQSNDVIVIGTEIKKELFGSKDAIGKFVTVLERRLQVIGIMKHRFMKNSGILGNENGLAYMNRRAFIPLSTMIHKGTGEDEIGSFIVKAQDADSAPELREKLESIILNLRQGKPVFRVESAQEAAEQQAENQRNFQLIFFLISTISLFVGGIVIANIMLATIQERTREIGIRITVGARRRDIFIQFLVQTVLVTFIGGILGVVLGLSILDIVSKFIEFELIAGVGMIVIALIVSAGVGFLSGIIPAIVASRLNPVEALRYE; encoded by the coding sequence ATGGCGATATCTCTTAAAGAAAGTATTGTAGTCGGTTTTACAGATTTCTGGTCTCGAAAGGTTAGAAGTCTGGTCACAATCATCGGAATCGTTTTAGGCGTTATGTCGATCATTGTTGTTCTGGCTCTGATGAAAGGAATTAACAAACAAACACTTGCCTGGATGATGGAGCGTGGCGGACTCAGCAAAATATCAGTTTATAGAAATTGGACTTATGAAAATCCGTTAAAACTCAATAATCACTTTACCTGGCGAGAACTGAATTTGATCCGATCTCTTATTCCTGAAGCTAAGTATTTCAATCCTTCAGAACGCAATTGGACAAGTTATAAATACCAAGATAAGGAATATAGATCATCAATTTATGGTGTGCTTCCCGATTTTTCCAAGATAGAAAACTGGGATGTTCAGGAAGGCAGGTTCATCAGTGAATTCGATGTAAGCCAATCCAACGACGTCATAGTTATTGGAACAGAGATCAAAAAGGAACTATTTGGCAGCAAAGACGCTATTGGAAAATTCGTAACAGTTCTAGAAAGAAGACTTCAGGTAATCGGTATTATGAAGCACCGATTTATGAAGAATAGCGGAATTTTGGGAAATGAAAATGGTTTGGCTTACATGAACAGAAGAGCTTTTATCCCGCTCAGCACGATGATCCATAAAGGAACCGGTGAAGATGAGATCGGTAGTTTCATCGTAAAAGCACAGGATGCAGACAGTGCTCCTGAGCTTAGAGAAAAACTGGAATCTATTATTCTGAATTTACGTCAGGGTAAACCTGTTTTTCGCGTGGAATCTGCCCAGGAAGCAGCAGAACAACAGGCAGAAAATCAAAGAAATTTTCAATTGATCTTTTTCTTGATAAGCACAATCTCTCTTTTTGTTGGTGGTATAGTTATTGCCAATATCATGCTTGCAACTATTCAGGAAAGAACCCGAGAAATAGGAATCAGGATAACGGTAGGTGCTAGAAGAAGAGATATCTTTATACAATTCTTGGTACAGACGGTGCTTGTTACATTTATTGGTGGAATTCTTGGTGTAGTTCTGGGGCTTTCGATTTTGGATATCGTAAGTAAATTTATAGAATTTGAATTAATTGCTGGTGTTGGAATGATAGTTATAGCACTAATCGTGTCAGCAGGTGTGGGGTTTTTATCTGGAATTATACCCGCAATTGTTGCCAGCAGATTAAATCCTGTGGAGGCTTTGCGTTATGAATAA
- a CDS encoding YihY family inner membrane protein, whose translation MNKVLDFLKAFWKKYNEDKIFKESAALTYVTLLGFIPFIIFIVFFLPDLPFLKLEDRISELTRSIFVPESAQIIFDYISQMTSKRIPFNTISFVILLFTSYSLFQIINTTFDTILNAREMKSKNFLTEITRFLGMTVFGSLLILVLLSAISLPIVSKFLNIGILQRLSLYVSPFFILTLIFSLGFFYIPTVKVKKRSIVIGAAISATVWILFKSFFNWYISTLTNIELIFGVLGAIPIFLIWIYANWLILLSGVIIVSILEKRHVRRSSKEIDQALVKISFEAVMDKKFIKTRFPNKMKKEDLSALLSELVNNKEPKKSKKQFTEKDS comes from the coding sequence ATGAATAAGGTTTTAGATTTTTTAAAAGCATTTTGGAAAAAATATAATGAAGACAAGATATTCAAGGAATCAGCTGCTCTTACCTATGTTACACTTTTGGGTTTTATTCCATTTATTATTTTTATAGTTTTCTTTTTACCAGATCTGCCTTTCTTGAAGCTTGAAGACAGAATCAGTGAGCTAACTCGTTCCATTTTTGTTCCGGAATCCGCCCAGATCATTTTCGATTACATATCACAGATGACCAGTAAAAGAATTCCTTTTAACACCATAAGTTTTGTAATCCTGCTCTTTACATCTTATTCTCTATTTCAGATCATCAATACCACTTTTGACACGATCCTTAATGCCAGGGAAATGAAATCCAAAAACTTCCTGACTGAAATTACAAGATTTCTCGGTATGACCGTTTTTGGATCGCTTTTAATTCTGGTTTTACTATCAGCAATCTCGCTACCAATCGTATCAAAATTTTTAAATATCGGAATTTTGCAGCGTCTATCTTTGTATGTTTCACCATTTTTTATTTTAACACTTATCTTCAGCCTGGGTTTTTTCTACATTCCCACTGTAAAAGTAAAAAAACGGTCGATTGTTATTGGTGCAGCTATTTCGGCAACGGTTTGGATATTATTCAAGTCATTTTTCAACTGGTATATTTCTACACTTACAAATATTGAATTGATCTTTGGAGTTCTGGGAGCTATTCCAATTTTCCTGATCTGGATATATGCCAACTGGCTGATTCTTCTTAGTGGTGTTATTATTGTTTCAATTTTAGAGAAGCGCCATGTTCGTCGTTCATCCAAAGAAATCGATCAAGCATTGGTGAAGATCAGCTTTGAAGCTGTAATGGATAAGAAGTTCATCAAAACAAGATTTCCCAATAAAATGAAAAAAGAAGATTTGAGTGCTTTACTTTCGGAATTGGTAAATAATAAAGAACCAAAAAAATCTAAAAAACAGTTTACAGAAAAAGACAGCTAA